CAGGAAGCGCCCTCTTTCCATTTGATTGGCTGCAGTACATGCAATGCTGCCATGGGATTGGTCTAAGTACCCGGCTGATTCGGACCAATCGAggtgcttttgaaaaaaaaaacaggaagtcaTTTCAGTAGCAaactcaatgtttttgttttgttttgggtgaaCCAAAGCCAAAATGTCACGACTGTCAGATTTcaatccaaataaataaaataatttgtattgactgtttttattcaactctttggctgccattggcattAAACTACTCGTCACAATACTCATTTTTAACTCCATTTTTGGTACTGAAAAGTATGTATACGCAATTCCATACTGGATAGTACAAAAACTAACTGTGACTAGTGTCACACGGTTTGATTGGTTTCCCAAACCGTCCTCCGGTTTTTCAGGCGGTCCTGGCCTTCATCTCCACTTTGGCCTTGGCCCAGCTGACCTCCATCTCGGCTCTCCCCGCCGCCGCTTTGGGCCTTTTCTCTCCGTTTGGCGGCCAGACCCGACTCTAGCAGGGCCACGCGCGCCTCCGACTTGCGGTTGCTGGACTCGGCTTCCGCCATGAGGCGCGCCAATTTGGTCTGGAGGGCCTCCAGGGCGCCCTCCAGCGCAGCGATCCTGGTCTCCACTTCTCGGGCGCCGGGCCCCTCCGTGGCCCCGCCTTCGTCCAGCATCCCCATCTTGGTGAGAATCTGCCGGCCCTTCTCCTCCAGGTGCCGCTTGGCCGCCGGGTATTCGGACAGCACGTCCGTCAGGTCTTCTTTGGACAGGCCGAACAGATCGGAGTAGCCCACGCTGCGGATGTTAGCGGTGCGCCGGTTGCCCGACTTGTTGCCTGCGGCGTGGATGCCTCGGTTCGGTCAAAATTGCCGCCGCCAGGACAAAGGGTCTGTCTGACCTTTGATGTTGAGAATGCTGATCTCCCCGAAGAAGTTTCCCGCGGTGAGAACGGCGAACTCGGTGACGCCGTCGTCCGCCACCACGGCCAGCTTCCCTTCTTTGATGATGTACATCTCGTGGCCCACGTCGCCCTTCCTGCACACGTACTCCCCGGGACTGAACACCTGCGGCGTCATCAACGCTTTGGAGGTTAACAAGGACACAAGACGGGAAGCCGAGTTCCAGTCTAGCAAAGGTAACCGACGCCAAAGGGAGGGCCAACCTGCGGGGTTAGCTTGAGCACCAGCTCCTCCAGAAGACTCTTCTCGCAACTCTTAAAGATGGTGACCTTAGAGAGGGTGGGCAAGTGGACGCTGACGGCGATCTCCGTCCTGAGGTGCAGCGGCAGCTGCTGCAAAATCTCGTTCTCACGCATGATCTTcttgttgatgtgcaggtgttGGTACCAGTTGTCGATCCGCCGCCGCAGCTCCTTGCTGATGTGGTGGCCGCGCAGGTAGTTCTTCACCTGGGGAAGAAGCAAGCGGGTAAGTGACGAGCCGCGCCCACAGGGGATGGCCGCTCGTCTCACCAGCTCGTGATTGGGGAAGAAGACGTTGTCGCGGTCCCTCAGGCTGGTGATGACGTTCCCCACGTTCCCCACGATGGAGGCGAAGACCAGCACGGCGATGAGGAGGTCGGCTATCATGAAGAGGAAGGCCTCCTCCCGACCGGGCAGGGGCGTGTCCCCCACCGTGGTGAAGATCTGGGCGGAGAACCAGAAGCAGTAGAAGTACTGGCGACGGGTGGAGGCGAACTCGGGGCGCGAGATGTTGGGGTAAACCCAGCCGTCGCTCCCGAAGCCGATGTAGTCGGAGAGCGCAAAGTACAGGCAGGCGTTCCAGTGGATCAGCACAAAGATGTAGATCATCAGCTTGCTGATGCGGAAGGTGTTGGGGTACGAGGTCCTGGTCTCCATGCGGTCCAGCGCCTCGTTCAGCCGCGGCGTGCGCAGGAGGCGGTTGATCCTCACCGCCGCCGCCCGGAGCCCCAAGACCAGGTATAACAGGTCGGTGGGCAGGAGGGACGCCAGGTCCCGGAAGAAACGCCTGGAGCTCAGGTAGCGTCTCTTCAGGCGGACCGGGTCTCTGATCAGGATCCCCTGCTCCAGGTAGCCTGAACGCAAGGACAAAACATCTGGTCTCCTAGTCGTCCGGCTTCCTCGTTCTCTCCAATCGGACGTACCCGATCGCAGGGCCACGATCATGTCGACGGCGTACATCAGGTCGCAGGCGTAGTCCAGCGTCAGCCACATGGCGAGGTAGCGCGTGGCGATGGAGGGGAAACACGTCCTGTCCCGGCCGGCGGCAAAGCCACACCTTCACGAGTGGAGGCCACCAAGTGGACGGGCGGCGCGCCTACCTGAGGATGATGACCACCCAGTTGTAGACCACGGGCGGAACCATCAGCTGCAGCCAAATGTAGTAGAGGCGATCGGCCGGGTCCACCACCCAACTTTGCCAGCTGGAAGCAGGCCAGCATGCTCTTTCTTTGGACCGGCGTGTCTATCAATCTGAGGTGATGATGTTCAAATAAAAAGTAGTTTGCTCACCTCGGCGGCTCATCTGGACCTTCTCGCCGGGTCTCCTTGGACCTCCGTCGCCACCCGAGCAGGGCGGAGGCCGTACCGGCAGAAGATCCATTCATGGTGGCTCTGAAAGTGTGGCCCGGTCACTACGGACGACAAATCAAAACAAGGTTATGGCATCTCCTCCGGGAGCACCTTCACCCTCTCGGGACATCTGAGGGAGGAGGCGCGTCTTCTTTGCAAACGTCGTCATGTTTTTTCCACTTGACCTCAAAGCTTACCTTTGGTCAAATGACCACTATTGTGAATACATCAATGCATGTCTCAACACATTCCCAAGGggcaatcacaaaaaaaagattatttacaGTTGACCAAACAAACTCACAAAATGTACACCTATTATCAAGTTTAACAAGacctgaaatatatatatttttaagacgtGGTCTCATGTTTGTAGATGCACCAAATCCAATGAGCATGTATAGTTTGtggattttattcatttttaccaAGAAACATTGCAATCGCCGCTCTCTACATTACAGAGATGCCTTGCATCGAGAACTGTGCGGGCCTGCCTCCGTGAACCACGTGACCTGAGAGTTTAGAGTTTCGCAACTCTCTCTCGACATGGCTCTGAGTTCAGCAGAAGGAAGTGACGTAACGCATGGGATAAGCGTAATCGTCCGATAATTcgttaaataaaatccaaatgtcACGAAACCATAAAAGTGAACGTCTTTGCCACTTTTGGTCCACTTACCACGTCTTTCTAAAACGCACGTGCACATATTTAATCCTGCAAACTATTTAGCACGCTATAGCAACCGAAGCTAGCGGTACGCTAACACATACGACGCGTCACGGCTGACAGCGACAAAAAGGATTAGAATGACTTTTCCAAATCTACATAGATGTTCAATGCAATCATTTCACTGTGTGGAGGGTTATATCATTCGTCCTCTTAGCACGCGTcagaatgtttttctttaaaaaggcaAGTACTGCAGGGAGATGTCAGTtgtcaggatggccgagcggtctaaggcgccagACTCAAGGTTGAAACCTTCTCCGCAAAGAGAATTCTGGTCTCCgaatggaggcgtgggttcgaatcccacttctgacaagactttttttttttttttttacagtagtaGCGTGACTACTGTGCTTAGCACAGGGGAAAAAAGCATCAACACATTTACTTCCAAACAAACCAGACTGCAGATATTACTTCCAATAAAAGTCAAGTTCCATTGAGCAAATGAACCAATTCTCgttcacaattattttttatcaggATATAATATCTATTTctgctttttattcttttgcaaACATGAATTAAGTGCTATAATGGAGTGACAGGAGACTCGATGGGAAGGAAGTAATAATCTGAGCCAGTCAATGAACTCATAATGCATCTTTCATGTtgcttgaaataaaacaaattgttGTAGAAATTGAGTAAACAGTCAGAAACACGCAAATGTaagaggaagtgacccaaaaatgccccaaatgCAACTTCTCCTTTCCAAAAAGCGTAAATGTTGGCAGGCGACAGGCCAGAGGGTGCACCGTTGCTGACCATCCACTGAGTGTCAGTGCAACCTGACGCACTTTCATGCAATTTTACAATTGCCATTAACACCGAGCGAGAGATGTCATAGGTTGGCAAAGACAGTGGATGCTAATCGTGGGACTTGACTGTGCCGTTCCCATGAGttgggatgtgtgtgtgtgtgtgtgtgtgtgtttggggggggTGGGTGCCAGTGCAGCCACTTTGTCTGGACAAAGGTGAGGATTTGACGCTAAGCTTAGCTACATGTGGGCTGAGTGCTAATTGTTTGTAGTCTCCTCAAGTGGCCGCCCCTCCAGGCCTTTTGCATGAGGGGGACTTGAACGTGACACAAACGTCGGCTCCGGACTGGGAAAGTCGTCCGTCCAAACAATGGAACATTCCAACGTGTGGGGAGGGTCAAGATAGTTGCAACCACCTACCTGCCCACCCGCCTGCCCACCCGCCTGTCACCGAATCAGTAAGGAGGCATGGCCTTCAAGGGCCCGCCCGACAAGAAGAGGCGCCACCTTAGATGCCCCCCACTCAATCAAAGACGTACTCCCCCCGCGCACCCTTTCCCAATGTGCTCTTGGCATGCTGATCAGAGGATTAGGacctttttgcttttgttttggtggGGGGGCTCGGCTTCAACTAGCAAGTTTTCTTTTGAAGAGTTCTAATTGGAAAAGGCACGCCCGTTATGGCCTTGTCGgcattttcatttattcctcTTCTTTTCCGTAGCTAGACCTATTGAAATGGACGATgatactagatgtccaatcacaaTTCTGTattatattattcattttgatCCAAGAATGTACAATGGGAACTATTTCCACAATGCTGGTCCCACAGATGAGATTAACAGAGCGGCAAAATAAAGGCCCCCTAGTACACTTTCTTTGGCTGGATTATCAGCACGGCGGCCCCCAAAAAGTTCACTTTCTGATTTGTTTGCGTGGCCCCGCCGCGCCGCCGCGGCAGTAGAGCGACAGCCCCGAGGGGTCCCCcgcttgaccccccccccccagcccaACGCCTCCAATCCGCCGGCGCCCCCGTCCTCTCGCTGTCAGCGCTACAACAATGGCGCGGCATTAGCATGCTAATGAGGCCGACAGGTGGCCAGTAGACGGCTCAATTAAAGAGCTCGTTAAACAGCAAAGTAAAGCGACACGCCACACGGCACTTTTGCGCTTCACGCGCAACAAATGAGCGCCGGCGCCTGAGTGACAGCTCGCTCGCGGGAAGCGAGACGGACGTGGCTAACGAGCCCCTTCCGACTTGGCCTTTCACAAAACGCCAAGTTGGCGCCCCCAAGCGCACTTTT
Above is a window of Stigmatopora nigra isolate UIUO_SnigA chromosome 11, RoL_Snig_1.1, whole genome shotgun sequence DNA encoding:
- the cnga4 gene encoding cyclic nucleotide-gated channel alpha-4 isoform X1, with translation MNGSSAGTASALLGWRRRSKETRREGPDEPPSWQSWVVDPADRLYYIWLQLMVPPVVYNWVVIILRTCFPSIATRYLAMWLTLDYACDLMYAVDMIVALRSGYLEQGILIRDPVRLKRRYLSSRRFFRDLASLLPTDLLYLVLGLRAAAVRINRLLRTPRLNEALDRMETRTSYPNTFRISKLMIYIFVLIHWNACLYFALSDYIGFGSDGWVYPNISRPEFASTRRQYFYCFWFSAQIFTTVGDTPLPGREEAFLFMIADLLIAVLVFASIVGNVGNVITSLRDRDNVFFPNHELVKNYLRGHHISKELRRRIDNWYQHLHINKKIMRENEILQQLPLHLRTEIAVSVHLPTLSKVTIFKSCEKSLLEELVLKLTPQVFSPGEYVCRKGDVGHEMYIIKEGKLAVVADDGVTEFAVLTAGNFFGEISILNIKGNKSGNRRTANIRSVGYSDLFGLSKEDLTDVLSEYPAAKRHLEEKGRQILTKMGMLDEGGATEGPGAREVETRIAALEGALEALQTKLARLMAEAESSNRKSEARVALLESGLAAKRREKAQSGGGESRDGGQLGQGQSGDEGQDRLKNRRTVWETNQTV
- the cnga4 gene encoding cyclic nucleotide-gated channel alpha-4 isoform X2, which encodes MNGSSAGTASALLGWRRRSKETRREGPDEPPSWQSWVVDPADRLYYIWLQLMVPPVVYNWVVIILRTCFPSIATRYLAMWLTLDYACDLMYAVDMIVALRSGYLEQGILIRDPVRLKRRYLSSRRFFRDLASLLPTDLLYLVLGLRAAAVRINRLLRTPRLNEALDRMETRTSYPNTFRISKLMIYIFVLIHWNACLYFALSDYIGFGSDGWVYPNISRPEFASTRRQYFYCFWFSAQIFTTVGDTPLPGREEAFLFMIADLLIAVLVFASIVGNVGNVITSLRDRDNVFFPNHELVKNYLRGHHISKELRRRIDNWTEIAVSVHLPTLSKVTIFKSCEKSLLEELVLKLTPQVFSPGEYVCRKGDVGHEMYIIKEGKLAVVADDGVTEFAVLTAGNFFGEISILNIKGNKSGNRRTANIRSVGYSDLFGLSKEDLTDVLSEYPAAKRHLEEKGRQILTKMGMLDEGGATEGPGAREVETRIAALEGALEALQTKLARLMAEAESSNRKSEARVALLESGLAAKRREKAQSGGGESRDGGQLGQGQSGDEGQDRLKNRRTVWETNQTV